Proteins found in one Amycolatopsis aidingensis genomic segment:
- a CDS encoding LolA family protein: MNPKKRAITVAAAGTALGVAGLGLIAMPAGAGSEPQLPEVSAEELVESAVTAEHPAFGGTVQVDNQLGLPTLPGMGPLELDAAEVHSNGQDASRLGLRDGSAERTIVHNGNTVWTYDSAENTATKLTLPAEAERKRDQLPRESELNGNPAELAATVLDRVRETSTVAVDGTATVADRPAYELVLTPKPSERTLLREVRVAVDAGTRMPLRLAVHTHGTTEPALQVGFSDISFGEQPAELFQFTPPAGATVTEENATEHHEKGREHAEGTKDAKDAKDAADIRAVGDGWDTTLVGSVPGEMLNQQFGAEEGRDDDRREGRPADVRGLLQQLGKQVNGSFGTGYVISTKVGTALVTEDGRFAAGFVPEQVLIQALEQE; encoded by the coding sequence GTGAATCCGAAGAAGAGAGCCATCACCGTCGCAGCAGCCGGTACCGCGCTCGGCGTGGCCGGCCTCGGCCTGATCGCCATGCCAGCGGGCGCGGGCAGCGAGCCACAGCTGCCCGAGGTCAGCGCCGAGGAGCTGGTGGAGTCCGCGGTCACCGCCGAGCACCCCGCGTTCGGTGGCACGGTGCAGGTGGACAACCAGCTCGGCCTGCCGACCCTGCCCGGCATGGGTCCGCTCGAGCTGGACGCGGCCGAGGTGCACAGCAACGGCCAGGACGCCAGCCGGCTCGGGCTGCGCGACGGCAGCGCCGAGCGGACGATCGTGCACAACGGCAACACGGTGTGGACCTACGACTCGGCGGAGAACACCGCAACCAAGCTGACACTGCCCGCCGAGGCCGAGCGCAAGCGGGACCAGCTCCCGCGGGAGAGCGAGCTGAACGGCAACCCGGCCGAACTGGCGGCCACCGTGCTGGACCGGGTCCGGGAGACCAGCACCGTGGCGGTGGACGGCACGGCGACCGTGGCCGACCGCCCAGCCTACGAGCTGGTGCTCACCCCGAAGCCGAGCGAACGCACGCTGCTGCGTGAGGTCCGGGTAGCGGTGGACGCGGGCACCCGGATGCCGCTGCGGCTCGCGGTGCACACGCACGGCACCACCGAGCCCGCGCTGCAGGTCGGCTTCAGCGACATCAGCTTCGGCGAGCAGCCTGCCGAGCTGTTCCAGTTCACCCCGCCCGCCGGTGCCACGGTGACCGAGGAGAACGCGACCGAGCACCACGAGAAGGGCAGGGAGCACGCCGAGGGCACCAAGGACGCCAAGGACGCCAAGGACGCAGCCGACATCCGGGCCGTCGGGGACGGCTGGGACACCACGCTGGTCGGCAGTGTCCCCGGCGAGATGCTGAACCAGCAGTTCGGCGCCGAGGAGGGTCGCGACGACGACCGGCGCGAGGGCCGCCCCGCCGATGTGCGCGGGCTGCTGCAGCAGCTCGGCAAGCAGGTGAACGGCTCGTTCGGCACCGGCTACGTGATCAGCACCAAGGTCGGCACCGCGCTGGTGACCGAGGACGGCCGCTTCGCCGCGGGCTTCGTCCCCGAGCAGGTCCTGATCCAGGCGCTGGAGCAGGAGTGA
- a CDS encoding ABC transporter family substrate-binding protein: MRRSKAVSALSLVAASALVLTACGGGDEGGDPNTGASSDIEQMATGKAQENGVFKLAEAAESDKVTVAVDRKFTAYNNNTPDTNTSYNTYVLVTVLAGAHIYDGNNKVLLNGDVMESVEMTSTEPQVVEYKIKPDVKWSDGEAWDCDDFYLAWLANSGKIESFQAVSPAGYKLIEQAECKDDQTFVTTYSEPYLDYQGLFNTTILPAHVLEQESGIGDITQYDLNSPAEELKPAGEFWSSEWKGFKPDIMPASGPYKIASFDDNAGIVTLERNKDFAGAKGGPQTVVVRAMPQTTEMASALQNGEIDVASSTQPDATSAQALKNLTSQGVTYGSAPQLSYEHIDLNFERIFADKAVRTAFFQAITREEILNKLIRPIRQDAQVLNSVMYFEGEQGYEDRYSDKAGQGAEAAAKTLQDAGWTKGSDGIFQKDGKRLSIAISHNENDRRSQTVEILIPQLKEAGIEVTDNTDPAFFDGPLSNGDWDACIYAWSAAPFKAESSSIFISPDNGGEQNYQGLSNPQIDEAMNKAVSATDEEAQREGYQKADELIAEERASLPLFQMPSMWAFRGIDRVFFQGYFGSLWNVGEWERTS, translated from the coding sequence ATGAGGAGATCCAAAGCAGTCTCCGCTCTGTCGCTCGTCGCCGCGTCCGCCCTTGTGCTGACGGCGTGCGGCGGCGGTGACGAAGGCGGCGACCCGAACACCGGCGCGAGCTCGGACATCGAACAGATGGCCACGGGCAAGGCGCAGGAGAACGGCGTTTTCAAGCTCGCCGAGGCCGCGGAGAGCGATAAGGTCACCGTGGCCGTCGACCGGAAGTTCACGGCGTACAACAACAACACGCCGGACACCAACACGTCGTACAACACCTACGTGCTGGTCACGGTGCTCGCCGGTGCGCACATCTACGACGGCAACAACAAGGTGTTGCTGAACGGCGATGTGATGGAGTCGGTCGAGATGACCTCGACGGAGCCGCAGGTCGTCGAGTACAAGATCAAGCCGGACGTGAAGTGGTCGGACGGCGAGGCTTGGGACTGCGATGACTTCTACCTCGCCTGGCTCGCCAACAGTGGCAAGATCGAGTCCTTCCAGGCCGTGTCGCCCGCCGGTTACAAGCTGATCGAGCAGGCCGAGTGCAAGGACGACCAGACCTTCGTCACCACCTACAGCGAGCCGTACCTGGACTACCAGGGCCTGTTCAACACCACGATCCTGCCCGCGCACGTGCTGGAGCAGGAGAGCGGCATCGGGGACATCACGCAGTACGACCTGAACAGCCCGGCTGAGGAGCTGAAGCCGGCCGGCGAGTTCTGGTCCTCGGAGTGGAAGGGCTTCAAGCCGGACATCATGCCGGCCTCCGGCCCGTACAAGATCGCCTCGTTCGACGACAACGCGGGCATCGTCACCCTGGAGCGGAACAAGGACTTCGCCGGCGCCAAGGGCGGGCCGCAGACGGTCGTGGTCCGGGCCATGCCGCAGACCACGGAGATGGCCTCGGCGCTGCAGAACGGTGAGATCGACGTGGCCTCCTCCACCCAGCCGGACGCCACCAGCGCGCAGGCGCTGAAGAACCTCACCTCGCAGGGTGTGACCTACGGTTCGGCCCCGCAGTTGTCGTACGAGCACATCGACCTCAACTTCGAGCGGATCTTCGCCGACAAGGCCGTGCGGACCGCCTTCTTCCAGGCGATCACGCGGGAGGAGATCCTGAACAAGCTCATCCGGCCGATCCGGCAGGACGCTCAGGTACTGAACAGCGTCATGTACTTCGAGGGTGAGCAGGGCTACGAGGACCGCTACAGCGACAAGGCGGGGCAGGGCGCGGAGGCCGCGGCCAAGACCCTGCAGGACGCAGGCTGGACCAAGGGTTCCGACGGGATCTTCCAGAAGGACGGCAAGCGGCTGTCGATCGCCATCTCGCACAACGAGAACGACCGGCGCAGCCAGACCGTCGAGATCCTGATCCCGCAGCTCAAGGAGGCCGGGATCGAGGTCACGGACAACACCGACCCGGCCTTCTTCGACGGCCCGCTTTCCAACGGTGACTGGGATGCCTGCATCTACGCCTGGTCCGCGGCACCGTTCAAGGCCGAGTCCTCGTCCATCTTCATCTCCCCGGACAACGGCGGCGAGCAGAACTACCAGGGTCTGTCCAACCCGCAGATCGACGAGGCGATGAACAAGGCCGTCTCGGCAACCGACGAGGAGGCCCAGCGCGAGGGCTACCAGAAGGCCGACGAGCTGATCGCGGAGGAGCGGGCCTCGCTGCCGCTCTTCCAGATGCCGTCGATGTGGGCCTTCCGTGGCATCGACCGGGTCTTCTTCCAGGGTTACTTCGGTTCCCTGTGGAATGTCGGTGAGTGGGAGCGGACCAGCTAG
- a CDS encoding sensor histidine kinase, with protein sequence MIRSPRHWWLRRSLRFRITLLAVTITLAFLIGLAALAGKLLGPLLVQSVDEELREALVPASQEVSQGYHPPERSMRVPVRVLDTAGTPVDGGGPTGLDAGEIGDLKAGLAVRDKEQDGPHWRWLGEVVTAPDGYQRLVVAGAPMVGFRSAVVDGSRWLLMVALVAAIVAAAATWAGVGSALRPVERMRRSVRGLPPGGRLPLPEAQDELRSLAAEFNTLLARQEEVSERLRRFTGDAAHELRSPVASIRVQAEVAVANPDPELSQETLADVLDEAERLSTLLDGLLALARSDAGELPAAEPVDLVTEAHAAVGRLPPEAPAARVSAAVPSAWAMATHAEVELVLNNLLRNARRYAEAQIVVSVLASRSQVRVVVDDDGPGIAPEHREHVFDRFYRVADDRARESGGTGLGLAMVAEAARRRGGRVLVGESPDGGARFQVIWPANRS encoded by the coding sequence GTGATCCGCTCGCCCCGGCACTGGTGGCTGCGCCGGAGCCTGCGGTTCCGGATCACCTTGCTCGCCGTCACCATCACGCTGGCCTTCCTGATCGGGCTCGCGGCGCTGGCCGGGAAGCTGCTCGGACCGCTGCTGGTGCAGTCGGTGGACGAGGAGCTGCGGGAGGCGCTGGTGCCCGCGAGCCAGGAGGTCAGCCAGGGCTATCACCCGCCGGAGCGGTCGATGCGGGTGCCGGTGCGGGTGCTGGACACCGCGGGGACGCCGGTGGACGGGGGCGGGCCGACCGGCCTGGACGCCGGGGAGATCGGCGACCTGAAGGCCGGGCTGGCGGTGCGCGACAAGGAGCAGGATGGGCCGCACTGGCGCTGGCTTGGCGAGGTGGTCACCGCCCCGGACGGCTACCAGCGGCTGGTCGTGGCCGGGGCGCCGATGGTCGGCTTCCGCTCGGCGGTAGTGGACGGCTCGCGCTGGCTGCTGATGGTCGCGCTGGTGGCCGCGATCGTCGCGGCCGCGGCCACCTGGGCCGGGGTCGGCTCCGCCCTGCGTCCGGTGGAGCGGATGCGCCGCTCGGTCCGTGGGCTGCCGCCGGGCGGGCGGTTACCGCTGCCGGAGGCGCAGGACGAGCTGCGCTCGCTGGCCGCGGAGTTCAACACGCTGCTGGCCAGGCAGGAGGAGGTCAGCGAGCGGCTGCGCCGGTTCACCGGGGACGCCGCGCACGAGCTGCGTTCCCCGGTGGCCTCGATCCGGGTACAGGCCGAGGTGGCGGTGGCCAACCCGGACCCCGAGCTGTCCCAGGAGACCCTCGCCGACGTGCTGGACGAGGCCGAACGGCTGTCCACTCTGCTGGACGGCCTGCTGGCGCTGGCCCGCTCGGACGCGGGGGAGCTGCCTGCCGCGGAACCGGTGGACCTGGTCACCGAGGCGCACGCTGCCGTCGGCAGGCTGCCGCCGGAGGCTCCCGCCGCTCGGGTCAGCGCGGCCGTGCCGAGCGCGTGGGCGATGGCCACCCATGCCGAGGTCGAGCTGGTGCTGAACAACCTGCTGCGCAACGCTCGCCGCTACGCCGAGGCGCAGATCGTGGTGTCCGTGCTCGCTTCCCGTTCCCAGGTGCGGGTGGTGGTGGACGACGACGGCCCCGGTATCGCCCCCGAGCACCGCGAGCACGTGTTCGACCGCTTCTACCGGGTCGCCGACGACCGCGCCCGCGAATCCGGCGGCACCGGGCTGGGGCTGGCGATGGTGGCCGAGGCCGCCCGCCGCCGAGGTGGCCGGGTCCTGGTCGGCGAGTCACCCGATGGGGGCGCCCGGTTCCAGGTGATCTGGCCAGCCAACCGTTCTTGA
- a CDS encoding (deoxy)nucleoside triphosphate pyrophosphohydrolase: protein MGTKVIVGAAVVRGGTLLAQQRAYPAEAAGRWELPGGRVEDGESEIEALRRECAEELGVEVVVGARVGGDVDLGEGRILRIFGARLADPDGEPRAVEHRALRWLGADDLAGLDWLPADRILLPDLLALVAGAHQP from the coding sequence GTGGGAACGAAGGTGATCGTGGGGGCGGCGGTGGTGCGCGGGGGAACCCTGCTCGCGCAGCAACGGGCGTACCCGGCGGAGGCCGCCGGGCGCTGGGAGCTGCCCGGTGGGCGGGTGGAGGACGGCGAGTCCGAGATCGAGGCGCTGCGCAGGGAGTGCGCCGAGGAACTCGGCGTCGAGGTGGTGGTCGGCGCGCGGGTCGGCGGGGACGTCGACCTGGGCGAGGGCAGGATCCTGCGGATCTTCGGCGCGCGGCTGGCCGATCCGGATGGCGAGCCGCGCGCCGTGGAACACCGGGCACTGCGCTGGCTCGGCGCCGACGACCTGGCCGGCCTTGACTGGCTGCCGGCCGACCGGATCCTGCTACCCGACCTGCTGGCCCTAGTGGCCGGTGCCCACCAGCCGTAA
- a CDS encoding ABC transporter family substrate-binding protein, which produces MQARGSGVALALLLVVALSACTNTPPPPTSPTPVAQSSTPQPETPSQIVVGVDAVAGGYNPHQLADASTVTSALSQLLLPSVFRPTEDGTRELDENLMVSAEVTDQQPFTVTYDIQQNASWSDGAPIAAEDFDYLATAMREQPGVVAPAGYRLITDVASAEGGKRVEVTFSKPYPGWRTLFDDLLPAHLLKDAPGGWQGALADSFPAYGGPFAIKTLDLARGEIVLERNERYWAKPAAVDQLVLRRGDQPGMAGALRSGTTQFVLARTDATGLQLLGDLGPDVKLHTIARPQIASVLLRPVGSVLADDQVRAGVAALIDRDALIAEGVDGGPSATLRADAQVLAPSMPDYRATMPSAGPPAAPDPGRAEQLLTAAGYSKEAGTWRREGTALSVVIGAPGEQEPYASIAEELRRQLIAAGVEVRMVTPPPRELFSGLLAMPVTFGADEERGTPDTTGAVGVDIAVVPQAVSSDPASTLASTFGCGAAEEEAERSAPTVPANPAAFCDLSLQPTIESALTGARPVADALADVEPELWRQHVVLPLFQLADTLAVGTGVSGVTPGPPLVGPFGSAVDWTRGTG; this is translated from the coding sequence GTGCAGGCGAGAGGTTCGGGGGTCGCGCTCGCCCTGCTGCTGGTCGTGGCGCTGTCCGCGTGCACGAACACCCCGCCCCCGCCCACCTCGCCGACGCCGGTCGCGCAGTCCTCCACCCCGCAGCCGGAGACGCCCTCGCAGATCGTGGTGGGCGTGGACGCCGTGGCCGGCGGGTACAACCCGCACCAGCTGGCCGACGCCTCCACCGTCACCTCGGCCCTGTCCCAGCTGCTGCTGCCCTCGGTGTTCCGGCCGACCGAGGACGGCACCCGTGAGCTGGACGAGAACCTGATGGTCTCCGCCGAGGTCACCGACCAGCAGCCGTTCACCGTCACCTACGACATCCAGCAGAACGCATCCTGGTCGGACGGGGCACCGATCGCCGCCGAGGACTTCGACTACCTGGCCACCGCCATGCGCGAGCAGCCGGGGGTGGTCGCGCCCGCGGGCTACCGGCTGATCACCGACGTCGCCTCGGCCGAGGGCGGCAAGCGGGTCGAGGTCACCTTCAGCAAGCCCTACCCCGGCTGGCGGACCCTGTTCGACGACCTGCTCCCCGCGCATCTGCTCAAGGACGCGCCCGGCGGCTGGCAGGGCGCACTGGCCGACAGCTTCCCGGCCTATGGCGGGCCGTTCGCGATCAAGACGCTGGACCTGGCGCGGGGCGAGATCGTGCTGGAGCGCAACGAGCGGTACTGGGCCAAGCCGGCCGCGGTGGACCAGCTGGTGCTGCGGCGTGGCGACCAGCCGGGAATGGCAGGCGCCCTGCGCAGCGGCACCACCCAGTTCGTCCTCGCCCGCACCGACGCGACCGGGTTGCAGTTGCTCGGCGACCTCGGCCCGGACGTCAAGCTGCACACCATCGCCAGGCCGCAGATCGCCAGCGTGCTGCTGCGGCCGGTCGGCAGCGTGCTGGCCGACGACCAGGTGCGCGCCGGGGTCGCGGCGCTGATCGACCGGGACGCGCTGATCGCCGAGGGGGTGGACGGCGGGCCCTCGGCCACGCTGCGCGCGGACGCCCAGGTGCTGGCCCCCTCCATGCCCGACTACCGGGCCACCATGCCGTCCGCAGGGCCACCGGCGGCCCCGGACCCCGGTCGCGCCGAGCAACTGCTCACCGCGGCCGGGTACAGCAAGGAAGCGGGCACCTGGCGCCGCGAGGGCACGGCCCTGTCGGTGGTGATCGGGGCGCCGGGGGAGCAGGAGCCCTACGCGAGCATCGCCGAGGAACTACGGCGGCAGCTGATCGCGGCCGGGGTGGAGGTGCGCATGGTGACCCCACCGCCACGGGAGCTGTTCTCCGGCCTGCTCGCGATGCCGGTGACCTTCGGCGCGGACGAGGAGCGCGGCACGCCGGACACTACCGGTGCGGTCGGGGTGGACATCGCGGTGGTCCCGCAGGCGGTGAGCAGTGATCCGGCCTCGACCCTGGCCTCCACCTTCGGCTGTGGGGCCGCGGAGGAGGAGGCCGAGCGGAGCGCGCCAACGGTGCCTGCCAACCCGGCCGCCTTCTGTGACCTGAGTCTGCAGCCGACCATCGAGTCGGCGCTGACCGGTGCCCGTCCCGTCGCGGACGCGCTGGCCGATGTGGAACCGGAGCTGTGGCGCCAGCACGTGGTGCTCCCGCTGTTCCAGCTCGCCGACACGCTCGCCGTTGGTACCGGCGTGTCCGGGGTGACCCCCGGGCCGCCGCTGGTCGGCCCGTTCGGCTCCGCGGTGGACTGGACCCGCGGCACGGGCTGA
- the typA gene encoding translational GTPase TypA, with the protein MTVDASPAPRLPDGPGSAASRAERADLRNIAIVAHVDHGKTTLVDAMLRQSGAFAEREELVDRVMDSGELEREKGITILAKNTAIRRGTEHGPVTINVIDTPGHADFGGEVERGLAMVDGVVLLVDASEGPLPQTRFVLRKTLQAGLPVLLVVNKVDRADARIAEVVEETHDLLLDLASEVEDADLDAVLDLPVVYASARSGKASLERPADGAEPDSANLDPLFDTLLRHVPPPAVDPQAPLRALVTNLDASSFLGRIALIRIHAGSLRKGQTVAWMRADGSMRQVRISELLVTQALTRVPAQEAAAGDLVAIAGIPDITIGDTLADPEQPGALPRITVDEPAISMTFGVNNSPLAGKGGGDKLTARLVKARLDQELIGNVSVRVLPTERPDVWEVQGRGELALAVLVEQMRREGFELTVGKPQVVTRTIDGKLHEPFERLAVDAPEEHLGAITQLLAARKGRMEQMSGHGTGRIKLDYVLPARGLIGFRTEFLTETRGTGIAHHVFEGYFPWAGEIRTRHNGSLVADRSGPATAYALIQLAERGSFFVEPGAEVYEGMVVGENPRAEDLDVNITKEKKLTNMRSSAGEELERLARPRKLGLEEALEFCALDECVEVAPDVVRVRKVTLDVHQRAKERSRAKQRDSKA; encoded by the coding sequence ATGACTGTTGACGCAAGTCCCGCCCCGCGCCTCCCCGACGGCCCGGGTTCCGCGGCGTCCAGGGCGGAGCGGGCGGACCTGCGCAATATCGCCATCGTGGCCCATGTGGACCACGGCAAGACCACCCTGGTCGACGCCATGTTGCGGCAGTCCGGCGCCTTCGCCGAGCGGGAAGAGCTGGTCGACCGGGTCATGGACTCCGGTGAGCTCGAACGCGAGAAGGGCATCACCATCCTGGCCAAGAACACCGCCATCCGGCGCGGCACCGAACACGGCCCGGTGACCATCAACGTGATCGACACCCCGGGGCACGCCGACTTCGGCGGGGAGGTCGAGCGCGGGCTCGCCATGGTGGACGGTGTGGTGCTGCTGGTGGACGCCAGCGAGGGCCCGCTGCCGCAGACCCGGTTCGTGCTGCGCAAGACCCTGCAGGCGGGGCTGCCGGTGCTGCTGGTGGTGAACAAGGTGGACCGTGCGGACGCCCGGATCGCCGAGGTGGTCGAGGAGACCCACGACCTGCTGCTCGACCTGGCAAGCGAGGTCGAGGACGCCGACCTGGACGCGGTGCTGGACCTGCCGGTGGTCTACGCCTCGGCGCGGTCGGGCAAGGCCAGCCTGGAGCGGCCCGCGGACGGGGCCGAACCGGACAGCGCCAACCTGGACCCGCTGTTCGACACCCTGCTGCGGCATGTGCCCCCGCCCGCGGTGGATCCGCAGGCGCCGCTGCGCGCGCTGGTCACCAACCTGGACGCCTCCAGCTTCCTCGGCCGGATCGCGCTGATCCGGATCCACGCAGGCAGCCTGCGCAAGGGCCAGACCGTCGCCTGGATGCGCGCGGACGGTTCGATGCGCCAGGTCCGGATCTCCGAGCTGCTGGTCACTCAGGCGCTCACCAGGGTGCCCGCGCAGGAGGCCGCCGCGGGGGACCTGGTCGCCATCGCCGGGATCCCGGACATCACCATCGGCGACACCCTCGCCGATCCGGAGCAGCCAGGGGCGCTGCCCCGGATCACCGTGGACGAGCCCGCCATCTCGATGACCTTCGGCGTGAACAACTCCCCGCTGGCCGGTAAGGGCGGCGGGGACAAGCTCACCGCCCGCCTGGTCAAGGCCCGGCTGGACCAGGAGCTGATCGGCAACGTCAGCGTCCGTGTGCTGCCAACCGAACGCCCGGACGTCTGGGAGGTGCAGGGCCGCGGCGAGCTCGCGCTCGCGGTGCTGGTCGAGCAGATGCGCCGGGAGGGCTTCGAGCTCACCGTCGGCAAGCCGCAGGTGGTCACCCGCACCATCGACGGCAAGCTGCACGAGCCGTTCGAGCGGCTGGCGGTGGACGCGCCCGAGGAGCACCTCGGTGCCATCACCCAGCTGCTGGCCGCCCGCAAGGGCCGGATGGAGCAGATGAGCGGGCACGGCACCGGCCGGATCAAGCTCGACTACGTGCTGCCCGCGCGCGGCCTGATCGGGTTCCGCACCGAGTTCCTCACCGAGACCCGCGGCACCGGGATCGCCCACCACGTCTTCGAGGGCTACTTCCCCTGGGCCGGGGAGATCCGTACCCGGCACAACGGGTCGCTGGTCGCCGACCGTTCCGGGCCCGCCACCGCCTACGCGCTGATCCAGCTCGCCGAGCGGGGCAGTTTCTTCGTCGAACCCGGTGCCGAGGTCTACGAGGGCATGGTCGTTGGGGAGAACCCGCGGGCAGAGGACCTCGACGTGAACATCACCAAGGAGAAGAAGCTCACCAACATGCGCTCCTCCGCGGGGGAGGAGCTGGAGCGGCTCGCCCGGCCGCGCAAGCTCGGCCTCGAGGAGGCGCTGGAGTTCTGTGCGCTGGACGAATGCGTCGAAGTCGCGCCGGATGTCGTCCGGGTGCGTAAGGTGACCTTGGACGTCCACCAGCGGGCCAAGGAACGTTCGCGCGCCAAGCAGCGCGACAGCAAGGCCTGA
- a CDS encoding response regulator transcription factor: MQQPRVLVVDDEAGVRKALQRGLRAEGMDVVTAADGPSALRLGRTGSFDVLLLDIMLPGLSGYRVLQQLRAEGVRTPVLLVSAKDGEVDQADGLDLGADGYLVKPFSFVVLVAQVRAVLRRAASEGGKGPLRVGALVVDRAAREVRWQEEPVALSPREFALLEVLVGRAGAVVTKDELLRAVWGDEQAATRNVVEVYVGYVRRKLDAVGAGEIVRTVRGHGYLAADPLAPVGPE; the protein is encoded by the coding sequence GTGCAACAACCGCGAGTACTGGTGGTGGATGACGAGGCCGGCGTCCGCAAGGCCCTGCAGCGCGGCCTGCGGGCCGAGGGCATGGACGTGGTCACCGCCGCGGACGGGCCGTCGGCGCTGCGGCTGGGCCGGACCGGCTCCTTCGACGTGCTGCTGCTGGACATCATGCTGCCCGGGCTGTCCGGCTACCGGGTGCTGCAACAGCTGCGTGCCGAGGGCGTGCGGACCCCCGTGCTGCTGGTGTCCGCAAAGGACGGCGAGGTGGACCAGGCCGACGGGCTGGACCTCGGCGCCGACGGCTATCTGGTCAAACCGTTCTCCTTCGTGGTGCTCGTGGCGCAGGTGCGGGCCGTGCTCCGGCGGGCGGCGAGCGAGGGCGGGAAGGGGCCGCTGCGGGTCGGTGCGCTGGTGGTGGACCGGGCGGCCCGCGAGGTCCGCTGGCAGGAGGAGCCGGTCGCGCTGAGCCCGCGGGAGTTCGCCCTGCTGGAGGTGCTGGTCGGCCGCGCGGGCGCGGTGGTCACCAAGGACGAGCTGCTGCGTGCGGTGTGGGGGGACGAGCAGGCCGCGACCAGGAACGTGGTGGAGGTCTACGTCGGTTACGTGCGCCGCAAGCTGGACGCCGTCGGCGCGGGTGAGATCGTGCGCACCGTGCGCGGGCACGGGTATCTCGCCGCCGACCCGTTGGCGCCGGTCGGCCCGGAGTGA
- the trpS gene encoding tryptophan--tRNA ligase — MTRLSGITPSGRVQLGNYLGAIQRWASQGTADDLYFVSDLHAMTSTHNPAMLRALTGEQLAVLIAAGIPAESVFVQSDLTRELGALSWVLECTCTFGEAARMIQFKEKAKGQAGVRLSLLTYPVLMAADILLQGADEVPVGADQRQHVELARTLAKRFNATYGEVFTVPRAVLPPAGARVRDLADPARKMSKSTRDSAGVVFVLDEPELVRRKIRRAVTDDARSVEYDPRRPGPANLLEILAACAGDTPERVAGDYGSYGALKEGVAEAVVETLRPIRERAGGLLDDPAELERVRKAGAARATQRGEHRLHSALRLVGTGH; from the coding sequence ATGACCAGACTCTCCGGCATCACCCCGTCCGGCCGGGTTCAACTCGGCAACTACCTCGGCGCGATCCAGCGGTGGGCGAGCCAGGGCACGGCGGACGACCTGTACTTCGTGTCCGACCTGCACGCGATGACGAGCACTCACAACCCCGCGATGCTGCGCGCGCTGACCGGCGAGCAGCTGGCGGTGCTGATCGCGGCCGGGATCCCGGCGGAGTCGGTGTTCGTGCAGTCCGACCTCACCCGCGAGCTGGGCGCGCTGAGCTGGGTACTGGAGTGCACCTGCACCTTCGGCGAGGCCGCCAGGATGATCCAGTTCAAGGAGAAGGCCAAGGGGCAGGCCGGGGTGCGGCTGAGCCTGCTGACCTACCCGGTGCTGATGGCCGCGGACATTCTGTTGCAGGGCGCGGACGAGGTTCCGGTCGGCGCGGACCAGCGGCAGCATGTCGAGCTGGCGCGCACCCTGGCCAAGCGGTTCAACGCCACCTACGGCGAGGTGTTCACCGTGCCGAGGGCGGTACTGCCGCCCGCGGGCGCCCGGGTACGCGATCTCGCCGATCCGGCGCGCAAGATGTCCAAGTCCACCCGCGACTCCGCGGGTGTGGTGTTCGTGCTGGACGAGCCGGAGCTGGTCCGGCGCAAGATCCGGCGTGCGGTGACCGACGACGCGCGCTCGGTTGAGTACGACCCGCGGCGGCCGGGGCCTGCGAACCTGCTGGAGATCCTGGCCGCCTGCGCCGGGGACACCCCGGAGCGGGTCGCCGGGGACTACGGGTCCTACGGGGCGCTGAAGGAGGGTGTGGCCGAGGCGGTGGTGGAGACCCTGCGGCCGATCCGCGAGCGGGCGGGCGGGTTGCTGGACGATCCCGCCGAGCTGGAACGGGTCCGCAAGGCGGGCGCGGCCAGGGCCACGCAGCGGGGCGAGCACCGCCTGCACTCGGCGTTACGGCTGGTGGGCACCGGCCACTAG
- a CDS encoding YciI family protein, which translates to MYVVLVNYTAPIQEIDYALPDHAEWLAKQYEQGNFLASGRRNPRTGGVIIARPMLRGKLDAILATDPFAIQHLAHYEVIEFSPTRTAPELREVNEAVAH; encoded by the coding sequence ATGTATGTCGTACTGGTCAACTACACCGCGCCCATCCAGGAAATCGACTACGCCCTGCCGGACCACGCCGAGTGGCTCGCCAAGCAGTATGAGCAGGGCAACTTCCTCGCCTCCGGCCGCCGCAACCCGCGGACCGGCGGTGTGATCATCGCGCGTCCCATGTTGCGGGGGAAGCTGGACGCCATCCTGGCCACCGATCCGTTCGCCATCCAGCACCTCGCGCACTACGAGGTGATCGAGTTCTCCCCGACGAGGACGGCTCCCGAGCTCAGGGAGGTCAACGAGGCGGTAGCCCACTAG